One window of Opisthocomus hoazin isolate bOpiHoa1 chromosome 13, bOpiHoa1.hap1, whole genome shotgun sequence genomic DNA carries:
- the C13H12orf43 gene encoding protein CUSTOS yields MAAPRGGSGMDADTDSDSDSDSDSSGEAAARFREAAWDCAAQAAAARTELRGGGFRKDQLQPAQPSLRRAVNGHAEDGNELQTTPEFRAHVAKKLGAMLDSFITVLKDSSGPSQTAVQESDSGDDGFRLFSSSVPGDCGKSEPCPAARQRQPSSSSDMDSDQEWQRYQEAAVSAADILKQSAFPALSQDSSWDQSQAYLEHSQKNKKKKKIRGENNIQEKTIDPAESDQISKDLPRLVSTNGQHERRDSNHTESSVLPGVMKKKKKKKKRE; encoded by the exons atggcggcgcccagGGGCGGGTCGGGCATGGACGCGGACACGGACTCGGACTCGGACTCGGACTCGGAcagcagcggcgaggcggcagcgCGGTTCCGGGAGGCCGCCTGGGACTGCGCtgcgcaggcggcggcggcgcggacgGAGCTGCGCGGCG GTGGCTTTAGAAAGGATCAGTTACAGCCTGCTCAGCCCAGCCTAAG GCGTGCGGTGAACGGTCACGCTGAGGATGGAAATGAGCTGCAGACGACACCAGAGTTCAGAGCACACGTCGCAAAGAAACTGGGAGCAATGCTGGACAG TTTCATCACTGTCTTGAAGGACTCGTCAGGACCTTCACAAACTGCTGTGCAAGAGTCTGACTCTGGAGACGACG GTTTTcgcctcttctcttcctctgtcccagGAGACTGTGGGAAATCGGAGCCTTGCCCTGCAGCAAGGCAGAGACAGCCGTCTAGCTCCAG tgacatggacagtgaccaAGAGTGGCAAAGGTACCAAGAGGCTGCTGTGTCAGCCGCAGACATTCTGAAGCAAAGTGCTTTTCCTGCACTGTCCCAGGATTCCAGCTGGGATCAGAGTCAGGCTTACTTAGAGCACAGtcagaaaaacaagaagaaaaagaaaattagggGAGAGAACAATATTCAAGAGAAAACAATAGACCCAGCAGAGAGTGACCAGATCAGCAAAGATTTGCCACGGTTGGTGTCCACAAATGGACAGCATGAGAGACGGGACAGCAATCATACAGAGAGCTCAGTGTTGCCAGGAgtcatgaagaagaaaaagaagaagaaaaaaagagaatga
- the HNF1A gene encoding hepatocyte nuclear factor 1-alpha, which yields MVSKLSHLQVELLGALLESGLTKETLIKALSEVEPYVLQSESQRAINALQTEKGEPCPDIPNLPNGMGESRLSEDETSDDGEEFTPPIMKELENLSPEEAAHQKAVVERLLQEDPWRVAKMVKSYLQQHNIPQREVVDTTGLNQSHLSQHLNKGTPMKTQKRAALYTWYVRKQREVAQQFTHAGQGILTEEPMGDDLPTKKGRRNRFKWGPASQQILFQAYERQKNPSKEEREALVEECNRAECIQRGVSPSQAQGLGSNLVTEVRVYNWFANRRKEEAFRHKLAMDTFSGPQPTSAPPLTPHNSSSLQPPSALSPSKVHGVRYNQQPASEAESTSSNHHGNSSMVTTQTILHQVSPPGLEPSQNLLSTDTKLVSAPGGTLPPVSTLTALHSLEQNPHALSQQTQNLIMASLPGVMAIGAGETSSLAPAFTNTGASTLVIGLASTQPQSVPVINSMGSSLTTLQPVQFSQQLHPSYQQPLMQQVQSHINQSPFMATMAQIQNPHALYGPKSEVAQYTHTGLLPQTMVITDTANLSALTNLTPTKQAFTSDSETHTESGMHTPVSQAPTIHLQNQDTTIQHLQPGPRLTSSPAVSSSSLVLYQSSDSTNSHSQLLPSTHNVIETFISTQMASSTQ from the exons ATGGTCTCGAAGCTGAGTCATCTTCAAGTGGAGCTGCTGGGAGCGCTGCTGGAGTCGGGGCTAACCAAGGAGACCCTGATCAAGGCGCTGAGCGAAGTGGAACCCTACGTGCTCCAGAGTGAAAGTCAACGCGCTATCAATGCCCTCCAGACAGAGAAAGGGGAACCCTGTCCCGACATCCCCAACCTCCCCAACGGAATGGGGGAGTCCAGGTTATCGGAAGATGAAACCTCTGATGACGGGGAGGAATTTACCCCTCCAATAATGAAGGAGCTGGAAAACTTGAGCCCTGAGGAGGCTGCTCACCAGAAGGCTGTGGTGGAAAGACTATTACA AGAGGATCCCTGGCGAGTAGCAAAGATGGTGAAATCCTACCTCCAGCAGCACAACATCCCACAGCGCGAGGTGGTGGACACGACTGGTCTGAACCAATCTCACCTCTCACAACACCTCAACAAGGGCACTCCCATGAAGACCCAAAAAAGGGCAGCCCTCTACACCTGGTATGTCCGCAAGCAGCGAGAGGTGGCCCAGC AATTCACACACGCCGGCCAGGGTATCCTGACTGAGGAGCCCATGGGAGATGACCTGCCCaccaagaaaggaagaagaaaccgCTTTAAATGGGGTCCTGCCTCACAACAGATCCTGTTCCAAGCCtatgagagacagaaaaaccccagcaaagaagagagagaggCACTGGTGGAAGAGTGCAACAG AGCAGAGTGTATTCAGAGAGGTGTTTCCCCATCTCAGGCCCAGGGACTGGGCTCGAACCTGGTGACAGAGGTCAGAGTTTACAACTGGTTTGCCAATCGCAGGAAGGAGGAGGCTTTCCGGCACAAGCTGGCCATGGACACCTTCAGTGGACCACAGCCTACCTCTGCTCCCCCTCTAACTCCTCACAACTCTTCCTCCCTCCAACCACCATCTGCTCTCTCACCCAGCAAAGTTCACG GAGTGCGGTACAACCAGCAGCCAGCCAGCGAGGCAGAGTCCACCAGCAGCAACCACCATGGGAACAGCTCCATGGTGACCACCCAAACCATCCTGCATCAGGTTTCTCCCCCTGGACTGGAGCCCAGCCAGAACCTTTTGAGCACAGACACTAAGCTG GTCTCGGCTCCTGGAGGAACCCTCCCTCCTGTCAGCACCCTGACTGCCTTGCACAGCCTAGAGCAAAATCCACATGCACTGAGCCAGCAAACTCAGAACCTTATCATGGCATCGCTGCCGGGTGTTATGGCAATCGGAGCTGGCGAGACCTCATCCCTAGCACCAGCGTTCACCAACACAGGTGCCTCCACCCTGGTGATAG GCCTGGCCTCAACCCAGCCCCAGAGCGTACCTGTAATAAACAGCATGGGGAGCAGcctcaccaccctgcagcccGTCCAGTTCTCCCAGCAACTGCACCCATCCTACCAGCAGCCCCTCATGCAGCAGGTCCAGAGCCACATCAACCAGAGCCCCTTCATGGCTACCATGGCCCAGATACAGAATCCTCATG CTCTCTATGGCCCCAAGTCCGAAGTGGCCCAATACACACATACAGGCCTCCTACCACAAACCATGGTGATAACAGATACAGCCAATCTCAGCGCCCTGACTAACCTGACACCAACTAAACAG GCATTCACATCTGACTCGGAGACCCACACAGAGTCTGGGATGCACACACCAGTCTCACAGGCACCAACGATACATTTACAGAATCAAGACACAACCATCCAGCACCTTCAGCCAGGCCCTCGCCTCACTTCAAGCCCTGCTG tgtcctccagcagcctggTGCTGTACCAAAGCTCTGACTCCACCAACAGCCACAGTCAGCTGCTGCCATCCACTCACAATGTCATCGAGACCTTCATCTCCACGCAGATGGCATCCTCCACTCAGTAA